The Symphalangus syndactylus isolate Jambi chromosome 8, NHGRI_mSymSyn1-v2.1_pri, whole genome shotgun sequence genome includes a window with the following:
- the HTR2B gene encoding 5-hydroxytryptamine receptor 2B, whose product MALSYRVSELQSTIPEHILQSTFVHVISSNWSGLQTESIPEEMKQIVEEQGNKLHWAALLILMVIIPTIGGNTLVILAVSLEKKLQYATNYFLMSLAVADLLVGLFVMPIALLTIMFEATWPLPLVLCPAWLFLDVLFSTASIMHLCAISVDRYIAIKKPIQANQYNSRATAFIKITVVWLISIGIAIPVPIKGIETDVDNPNNITCVLTKERFGNFMLFGSLAAFFTPLAIMIVTYFLTIHALQKKAYLVKNKPPQRLTWLTVSTVFQTDETPCSSPEKVAMLDGSRKDKALPNSGDETVTRRTSTIGKKSVQTISNEQRASKVLGIVFFLFLLMWCPFFITNITLVLCDSCNQTTLQMLLEIFVWIGYVSSGVNPLVYTLFNKTFRDAFGRYITCNYRATKSVKTLSKRSSKIYFRNPMAENSKFFKKHGIRNGINPAMYQSPMRLRSSTIQSSSIILLDTLLLTENEGDKTEEQVSYV is encoded by the exons ATGGCTCTCTCTTACAGAGTGTCTGAACTTCAAAGCACAATTCCTGAGCACATTTTGCAGAGCACCTTTGTTCACGTTATCTCTTCTAACTGGTCTGGATTACAGACAGAATCAATACCAGAGGAAATGAAACAGATTGTTGAGGAACAGGGAAATAAACTGCACTGGGCAGCTCTTCTGATACTCATGGTGATAATACCCACAATTGGTGGAAATACTCTTGTTATTCTGGCTGTTTCGCTGGAGAAAAAGCTGCAGTATGCTACTAATTACTTTCTAATGTCCTTGGCGGTGGCTGATCTGCTGGTTGGATTGTTTGTGATGCCAATTGCCCTCTTGACAATAATGTTTG agGCTACGTGGCCCCTCCCACTTGTTCTATGTCCTGCCTGGTTATTTCTTGACGTTCTCTTTTCAACCGCATCCATCATGCATCTCTGTGCCATTTCAGTGGATCGTTATATAGCCATCAAAAAGCCAATCCAGGCCAATCAATATAACTCACGGGCTACAGCATTCATCAAGATTACAGTGGTGTGGTTAATTTCAATAG GCATTGCCATTCCAGTCCCTATTAAAGGGATAGAGACTGATGTGGACAACCCAAACAATATCACTTGTGTGCTGACAAAGGAACGTTTTGGCAATTTCATGCTCTTTGGCTCACTGGCTGCCTTCTTCACACCTCTTGCAATCATGATTGTCACCTACTTTCTCACTATCCACGCTTTACAGAAGAAGGCTTACTTGGTCAAAAACAAGCCACCTCAACGCCTAACATGGTTGACTGTGTCTACAGTTTTCCAAACGGATGAAACACCTTGCTCGTCACCGGAAAAGGTGGCAATGCTGGATGGTTCTCGAAAGGACAAGGCTCTGCCCAACTCAGGTGATGAAACAGTTACGCGAAGAACATCCACAATTGGAAAAAAGTCAGTGCAGACCATTTCCAATGAACAGAGAGCCTCAAAGGTTCTAGGGAttgtgtttttcctctttttgcttaTGTGGTGTCCCTTCTTTATTACAAATATAACTTTAGTTTTATGTGATTCCTGTAACCAAACTACTCTCCAAATGCTCCTGGAGATATTTGTGTGGATAGGCTATGTTTCCTCAGGAGTGAATCCTTTGGTCTACACCCTCTTCAATAAGACATTTCGGGATGCGTTTGGCCGATATATCACCTGCAATTACCGGGCCACAAAGTCAgtaaaaactcttagcaaacgCTCCAGTAAGATCTACTTCCGGAATCCAATGGCAGAGAACTCTAAGTTTTTCAAGAAACATGGTATTCGAAATGGGATTAATCCTGCCATGTACCAGAGTCCAATGAGGCTCCGAAGTTCAACCATTCAGTCTTCATCAATCATTCTACTAGATACACTTCTCCTCACTGAAAATGAAGGTGACAAAACTGAAGAGCAAGTTAGTTATGTATAG